The nucleotide window AGTATTTCTTCGTCTCCTGCTCCCTTCACAATATGTTGCACATACTCGATCTGGCCGGCTGCCGATCCGTCCGAGCAAATATCCACTGCCGGTAAAGAGGCGTCGGGCACCGACAATATGAAGTTCTTGCTCAACGGAGCGCTCACCATCGGCACGCTGGACGGTGCCAATGTCGAGATCCGCGAAGAGGCCGGCGCGGACAATTTCTTCCTGTTCGGGCTCACGGCCGAGGAGGTCGAGCGCGTCAGGCGCGAAGGCTACCGGCCAGCGTGCTCTATTGAAGGGAACGACGAGCTGCGCGCGGTGCTCGAACTCATCGGGAGCGGTCACTTCTCGCGCGGCGATACCGAGGTGTTCCGCCCCCTCATCGAGAACCTGACCCAGTCCGATCCGTTTCTGGTCCTGGCCGACTACGCCGCCTATGTGGCTTGTCAGGAACAGGTGGGTTCGGCGTGGCGGGATGAAGATCGATGGACACGTATGTCGATTCTGAACACCGCGCGCAGCGGCAAGTTCTCATCCGACCGCGCCATTGTCGAATATTGCGATGAGATCTGGAACGTGCAGCCGGTGACGGTAAAGCTGTAAGGCGCAACGCCACGGCCCGATGCACTACAGGCAAGAGATAAAGATGACGGCTAATAGGACCACCAAAGGTATGAGCGCGCCCCTCGGCGCCACTATCCATCCAGGCGGCGTCAACTTCAGGATGTTGCTCATGGGCGTCGAGGTACGCCGTACCCAGCGGGGCAACAACAACGCCTAAGGAGGCTGCCATGGACAATCCATTGACCGATCATGAGCTGGCACTGATGAATGCGTATTGGAGGGCCTGTAATTACCTTTCGGTAGGCATGATCTATCTCAAGGATAACCCGCTGCTCAAGGAGCCCGTGAAGACCGAACATGTGAAACACCGGCTGCTCGGGCACTGGGGCGCGAGCCCGGCGCTGTCCTTTGTGTGGGCGCACCTGAACCGGATGATCGTCAAATACGACCTCAACGTGATTTTCGTGGCCGGACCGGGCCACGGCGCGCCCGGGGTACTGGGACCGGCCTATCTCGAAGGCACCTACTCCGAGATCTATCCGGACAAGGGTGAAGACGCGGAGGGAATGCAGAAGTTCTTCAAACAGTTCTCGTTCCCCGGCCATATCGGGAGTCACGTCACTCCGGAAACTCCCGGCTCCATTCACGAGGGCGGCGAGCTCGGCTACAGTCTCTCGCACGCGTACGGCATGGCGCTCGATAATCCCGATCTCATCGTCGCCTGCGTGGTGGGTGACGGCGAGGCGGAGACCGGGCCGCTCGCCACCGCGTGGCATTCCAACAAGTTCATTAACCCCGTGCGCGACGGCGCGGTGCTGCCGATCCTGAACCTGAACGGCTACAAGATCGCCAACCCCACCATCCTTTCACGTATCAGCCACGAGGAACTGGAAGCGTTGTTTGTCGGCTACGGCTACACGCCCTATTTTGTGGAAGGGAGCGACCCGGCGCAGATGCATCAAAAGATGGCGGCCACGTTGGAAGCAACCATCGGTGAGATCCGCGCCCTGCAGAAAACTGCGCGGGAATCGAATAACCCTCTCAGGCCCCGCTGGCCGATGATCGTGCTGCGTTCCCCAAAGGGTTGGACCGGGCCGAAGGAGATTAAAGGACACAAGGTCGAGGCCTTCTGGCGCTCGCACCAGGTACCCTTTGCCGACGTGCGCGACAATCCGGCGAACCAGAAACTCCTGGAAGACTGGATGCGGAGCTACAAGCCTGAAGAGCTGTTCGATGCGAGCGGCAAGCTCGTCCCACAGCTCAAGGCGCTGGCGCCCAAGGGAAGTCGGCGTATGAGTGCCAACCCCCATGCCAACGGCGGGCTGCTGCGCAAAGAACTCAAGCTGCCCGACTTCCGCAAATACGCTGTAGAGGTTCCTGCTCGAGGCGCCGT belongs to Candidatus Methylomirabilis lanthanidiphila and includes:
- a CDS encoding maltodextrin phosphorylase gives rise to the protein MKFLLNGALTIGTLDGANVEIREEAGADNFFLFGLTAEEVERVRREGYRPACSIEGNDELRAVLELIGSGHFSRGDTEVFRPLIENLTQSDPFLVLADYAAYVACQEQVGSAWRDEDRWTRMSILNTARSGKFSSDRAIVEYCDEIWNVQPVTVKL